Proteins encoded within one genomic window of Hypomesus transpacificus isolate Combined female unplaced genomic scaffold, fHypTra1 scaffold_42, whole genome shotgun sequence:
- the si:ch211-102c2.8 gene encoding trichohyalin, which yields MERQLDGAKTELFTEQRRSRIRLDSLQEQLEEAREELQRVKEEERLLRSRCVRLEEERHRQEAVQLQVSRLRRELGALEKILAQKELRLLGLQEEQSALEEEREGLRGEIQSQGDQHLAALREAQEQALFQGRRELQQQKEELAVVHKEEVQQVQRQAKADTATALQEQARSHAQHLEAMQTRIQLKEEEVRELREALEAQKEAARRREEELLATAQQMVEDAVEQQRRRGEEAVQVHAGMLKEQHREALERAGAETEKERRHALTLQNTVLELQQRLKELEREACGHQGALVSVQAALRRTLGDEHQAELQRLCTRMEQERREEESRLEQRAWRAEGEAGRLRSQLAGREAGAEERTARLEQQIRRWGQELGAECEHLQLLLEDSGVPGSTNEPPHCPTVAQAVQTLRALRVQLQQEMSFQRRSAQHLSRDKERELRLQREQLEMEREQALDSLKERLIQDHIQELSGVTRAQQGGGGAGGEGGVEGGVEGGVAWSLRRQLQAKDQELREVQRNMGQWKEQTSVRLARRFEQELTSELERCKARLLKGRKAPKAREEKQRTLEQLGPRFPPSSPSLPPGAPPSLPPGARPSLPPGAPPSLPPGASPPDLASLKLLRHLQGRVQQLRAENQAQACSPLPPSRGHPSRGPRSLAGSYLETVGGPIQPKADFHFMQ from the exons atggagaggcagCTGGACGGAGCCAAGACTGAGCTCTTTACAGAGCAGCGTAGATCAAGGATCAGACTGGACTCTTTACAAGAG CAGCTGGAAGAGGCTCGTGAGGAGCTCCAGcgtgtgaaggaggaggagagacttcTGAGGAGCCGCTGtgtcaggctggaggaggagagacacaggcaggag gctgTGCAGCTGCAGGTCAGCAGGttgaggagggagctgggggcTCTGGAGAAGATCCTAGCCCAGAAGGAGCTGCGGCTGCTGGGTctccaggaggagcagagcgccctggaggaggagagggagggcctGCGCGGGGAGATCCAGAGCCAGGGCGACCAGCACCTCGCCGCCCTGAGAGAGGCCCAGGAGCAAGCACTCTTCCAGGGG CGGCGAGAACTGCAGCAGCAGAAAGAGGAGCTGGCTGTGGTCCACAAGGAAGAGGTTCAGCAG GTTCAGAGGCAGGCGAAGGCGGACACAGCTACAGCTCTGCAGGAACAGGCTCGGTCTCACGCACAGCACCTTGAGGCCATGCAGACACGCATCCAG ctgaaggaggaggaggtgagagagctgAGGGAAGCTCTGGAGGCGCAGAAGGAGGCGGCGAGGAGGCGCGAGGAGGAGCTCCTCGCTACAGCCCAGCAGATG GTGGAGGATGCCGTGgagcagcagaggaggaggggggaggaggccgtgcaggtgcatgctgggatgctGAAGGAGCAGCACAGGGAAGCTCTGGAGAGAGccggggcagagacagagaaggagaggaggcacGCTCTGacgctgcagaacacagtgctGGAGCTGCAGCAG AGGTTGAAGGAGCTGGAGCGGGAGGCGtgtggccaccagggggcgctggTGTCCGTGCAGGCCGCACTGCGCCGCACCCTGGGAGACGAGCACCAGGCTGAGCTGCAGAGACTGTGCACACGCATGGAacag GAGAGACGGGAGGAGGAGTCACGGCTGGAGCAGAGGGCCtggagggcggagggggaggcgggCAGGCTGAGGAGCCAGCTGGCTGGCAGGGAGGcgggggcagaggagaggacagccaGGCTGGAGCAGCAGATCAGGCGCTGGGGCCAGGAGCTGGGGGCCGAGTGTGAAcacctgcagctgctgctggaggacagCGGGGTCCCTGGGAGCACCAACGAGCCCCctcactg TCCTACGGTGGCCCAGGCTGTCCAGACCTTGCGGGCGCTCAGGGTTCAGCTGCAGCAGGAGATGTCCTTCCAGAGACGCAGCGCCCAGCACCTCAGCAGGGACAAG gAGCGAGAGTTGCGTTtgcagagagagcagctggagatggagagagaacaggCGCTGGACTCACTGAAAGAGAGACTCATTCAG GACCACATCCAGGAGCTGAGCGGTGTGACCCGGGCCCAGCAGGGGGGAGGCGGGGCGGGAGGCGAGGGGGGCGTGGAGGGGGGCGTGGAGGGGGGCGTGGCGTGGTCCCTGCGCAGGCAGCTGCAGGCTAAAGACCAGGAGCTCAGGGAGGTCCAGAGGAACATGGGGCAGTGGAAGGAGCAGACCAGCGTCCGTCTGGCACGCAGGTTTGAGCAGGAGCTCACCTCCGAACTGGAGAG GTGCAAGGCACGGTTGTTGAAGGGGAG gaAGGCCCCCAAGGCCCgagaggagaaacagaggaCTCTGGAGCAGCTGGGGCCCAggttccccccctcctctccctctctcccccctggggcccctccctctctcccccctggggcccgtccctctctcccccctggggcccctccctctctcccccctggggcCTCCCCCCCAGACCTGGCCTCTCTCAAGCTGCTGCGGCACCTCCAGGGCCGGGTCCAGCAGCTCCGGGCTGAGAACCAGGCTCAGGCCTGCAGCCCCTTGCCCCCCAGCAGGGGCCACCCCAGCAGGGGCCCCAGGAGCCTGGCAGGGTCCTACCTGGAGACCGTGGGTGGTCCGATTCAGCCCAAAGCAGATTTCCACTTCATGCAGTAG